agaaaagaaaaaagataaaaagaaaggaagaaagcaaaatcaaaataaaaatgtaagagaaaaggaaaaggaagagaaaataGAATAAAAAGAAAGTTAGTAttactaaaaaggaaaagaataaataaaggaTAAAAACAAGAAAACCtaagggaaaagaaaaaggaaaaatatagaaaatgaGAAATAAAAGAGAATAATTACTATATTAAAACGTAAGAGGGACAGAtgagcaaataaaaaaaatataaaaagggAGTTAGTATTGATGAAGCATTTAAATTGCTTCGTAAATCATACTAATCACAACTCGAGCCGTGCCTGCGTCCCCAGTTGAAAAAGAGCTAGAAGTCCTACGAGCCATTGGATCCAGCGAGTCGCTGACTCCTGGTCCCCATGACCCCCTGCCGTCCTGCCCGCACggccgcaccgcaccgcacgCGGCACGCCTGAGTCGCCGACCCCAACCGACCGGTCCACGCCCGCCTCCCCTTCCTTTCTCTCCCCCGaccgccgtgaccgccgcctCACGCCAGCCCCCAACCACCCTATCGgccacgcccgccgcccgcccgccgtcgcGGCCCCTAGCTCCCCGGATCTCCCTCCCATCCTCCCCCGGCGACGAACCCACCCCCGCAATTGGATCAGCTCGGGGCCGCGCGGTCGCCCCCATCTCTCCTCGCGCCCCTCGCTTGCGGCCGCGCCTCCCCCATCCCGCGGGTGATCCCCCCACCGGCGGCTCGCGGTTCCGGGGATGGGGCTctcgacggcggccgcgggcgacgGGGCGCAGCTCTGCGTCTTCGACCTCCGCAGGGGCCAGCAGGAGGGCCAGGAGCTCGACAAGATCCTCTTCTTCCACCCCGCCGACTGCCCCATCCTGCTCCAGCTCTCCGTCATCGGGCTCTGCGAGGGGATCGTCACTTTCACGAGGTCGCCCTCCTCTGCCCCTCTCGCTGGGTCGCATTACTGTCTCGAGCGGATTTTCCATTTGGCGACCTTGAGAAAGTTAGTTTAAGAGAATTTGCACTCACCTTGTGGAGTTGCATAACAGCACCTAGACTTGTATCCTGAGCTCAAGATATGACATCCAGCTTAAATTTTTCAAGCAACAGCAAAATTAGGACCTGTTCTGAACTTAGTAAAAGCTCAAGTGTTTGTTCCTTTGACATTGCAGTGGTCAAAGCACTTGCATATGCATTTTGTACATCTTACACTTAAGTAGCAACAGTCGTGGTTTGTTTCATCGAGATTTCACATATTCTAGTAGAGCTCTAGACAACTGCACATCTTTTGATGATTACTCTAAATTGACATGAGGAATGCATCCAGAAGATTGGGACTCTTAATAAGCACCATTTCTTTTGTGCTGTACATTACGACTTTTGTTTAGTCTTTGCTGTCCATTCTAAACAGTGAGCTCTCCGCTTGTGCTATTCCTTGTATTGCCTAAATTTGCTGGTTCAGTCTTCTTATTTCTCCTATTTTAATTATGTGCAGAATATTTTCTCCTGTAGAGGATTGTGAAGTTATAGAATCTGAGAAGCACTCCCACATTTTTTATCAAGCGGAACCTGATATTTGGATGGTTCTGGTAATGGATCCTGACTCTATGAATACTTTAATAGTTTTCCTCTGGGTTTGGATGAACTTCGGTTATCAAGTTTTTACATGCATTTCATCTAACTACTGTTCATGCACAATATTTTATTTCTGTGATGTCAGTGAGTGTGCTTCTTGCCAGCATTGTTCTTTTTACCTACATGTGCAAATTGATTACTTGATAGTTCACTTAAAGAACATAATGACTACCTTGTAGTCGTTCTTATTGAATATTACTAGTCACTAAAGCCTTATGATATTCAATTTTAGAGTTAGGATTAGGAAGTGTATTTCTGTGCTGGCATCAAAACCTTCTCCGTCTCTTCATGTCATACAACAATGCTAATGTAGGTTTAACATAGTTAGCATTCCTATATTTCCACAGAACCATCCTCCAAAATAGCATGAAGCTTATTATGGAGGTGCGATCTTCTCCTGAGGGAACTAGGACTTCATTTCATTACCCGTGTTCTTTTCTCTTGCAAAATTACATTTGCACCCTCCTTACAACAATATAGGTTGAATGATTGTAACATCTTGTGCTGACGTATAGTTGGTGTACAATTTAATTTATAGGTTGTGGAAAAAACCAAGGACAATGAATTGACCTGGCGTTGTGGTGCACTGCAAGGGATACTTAAAGAGGCCCATTCACTCTTCGCAATGTTCCATGGACCAATCCGAACTTTACTTGACAGACAACCCAGTGCTGAACTTGCTCGTGGTCACCTCCGCACATTTCTCACAGATTATTTGAGTGGTGAGTCTAGTTTTCCATTTGTTTTGCGGCTGTTATTATTATGTTTGCTGTCATCATTTCTTGCAGTTTGCAAGGTTACAGTAAAATTGTTGCCTGTTGAAAAGAGACTATACTATTTGAAAATATTTGGCAATCTAATCCCACATATACCTGTTGTTTTATGTTCTGGAGCAGATTTTCATGCTGGTAAAAAGCTGCAATTCCCAACCTACCGTGATTGCCTAAAGGAGAGGGGAACGGTCCAAATGCTCACAGTATCAAGAGAAGTAGCACTTGAAGTTCAGGTAAGCTGTATTGCTATTACTaacaatttttttaatagaAGCATCCTTTTTTGTCTCTTACTCCGCTGATCTGTTAAAAACATTTCCATGCCTTTTCAGATAAACTTAGAATCCCTTATATTTGTGGATGAGGGGGTACTTTATTTTTCTTAGCACAGTTCTTGGCTGgtctatttatatttattttgggGAAGGCTTACTGTTGACATTCATTTGCTGTGCCATAGTATTTACATTAGATAGGATTGCTTTTTATTGTAGGGTAATTGTACGAAGATTTGTTTTCAACAAATAGAAATTTGTTTTCTGGGAAAATCTTTCAGAATTGATCTGATCAACATTTACTCTTTCGATCAGCATTTATCCTTTTGGACTATCCTCCGGCAGTAGTGCACAAATGTCATGTTTGCAGTATCATCTAGAATCATGctgtttgcaaattgcaatagCTGTGCATATTTATTCTATTTATTCCAACCATTGATGTGTTAGTGTTTCAGTCACTCACCACAGTTCTTGGATCATGTCTTGGAAACACCACCTGCCAATCGCTCGTACTATTTGAAGACCTCTTGGTGTCTACAACACTGCCCCCGGTATGGTCGCTTGAATCACTTCACTTGGAATTTTATCTGGTTTTGCTAATTTACGAGCATTTGGTTCCTTTGTCATTAAGgttttgaagttttttttttcaggatgATACTTTAAACCTATATACTTATGCTGTCCTGAGGTTAACTCCTCGCGCTCTATCTTCCAATGCAAGCTCTTGGTCCTATTTGCGGAAAGGAACTTCTGTTAATGCAGGCCCAACTTCAAGTTCATCAAATGGAACAACTGCAGGAGAAAGGTACCATAGTCGATCTCGTGATACTTCTCCTGATGGACAAAATCAGATGCATCATAATTTCAGGCCTCTCCTGCGTGAGAAATTGTCAAAGGGAAAGGACGGTTTTGTTGCTGCTGATTTTGCAACTACAGAAGTTCGTGGTGCTGTACCCTTGACTCCAATACTCTGGTTCCAGCAGGCAGAGGAGCGCATGTACCTATGCATTTACCAGCACAAGAGTCTCACTATCCTTTTGCTGATTCCTGCTTCCTCACTAATAAACGGAGAAGAGGGCATTGCTCATGTGAAGAAGCAGATGCTTGAAAATGTGAGTGGGCCATGCATGCTTTCCATCCATTTCTGATCTCCTGATGCAGTGCTAAGCTAAAATGTACTGTTCATTGATAAAGTACACATGCCCTGTGCGTAATTTTCGCCCCTGAATGCATGCCAAGTAATTTGATCCATTTTTCAGGCATCACAGAAGATTGTCACTGTTGAACAGAAATTGACACGAGGATGGGGAGGAGAAAATGCTTATCATGTTGCTGGATATCGTTACTTGCTGGTTGATCCAGACAGAAGAATATCAAGAGCATCCCCACCTGGGAAAGTCACCACCCTGGCAAAGGTATACTATTGTGTAGTAAACTTCAATGAGTGTGTTCTCTTTTTTTGTGTATCATCCATTCATCTGAGAAATGTATATAGATTCCAGTATTATACTATAAACCGTAAGGATTGTATCTTTTTGTACGCTGTTAGGTGTTAGATTTTATATTAGGATCAACAactttttttctagcttgtgcCATCCTTTTCACTTGACTTATCTGTAATGAAATTATGCAGGATTCGCTACTTGCCCTCAATAGGCTAAGACAAGAAGTAGATTTAGAGAAGTCAAGATACAAGAGAAGTGACCCTTGTCATGATAATGATTTTGAAGTATGCATCAGAACAAAAAGCAATGCATGGGTGATTGCTAAAATTACTCGAGGGAGGGAGCTTTACATGGCTTTAGAGAAAGGTGGTGAAACACTTCTATATGCTTCCACAGCTGTAGAGAAGTTTAGCAACAGGTAACTTCTTCTCTCTTTGTATTGGCTAATCAATTTCATATTTAGGATATCCATTTATCATGAATTTGAATAAAGCCTAATGAAGGATCCCCAAATGAAGTCTGATGAAGGATCATGCATACCACGGTTGTCTCCTTTGAATGCCGCAATATAGAATTTCATAGGCCGGTTCTTTTCATTATATAGACCCGAGCTGCAAACCTTTTGTTGAAGTGACACTTTTGGCATGGCTGTGACTTGACCTCTGGCCCATCGTACTCGTACACAATCTCCTTATATTTTACATTGCGAGGCCAAAAATAACATTCTTTTACTTCGTGTTGTTACCTGTACTGATAAGCAGTTCCTTGTTCCCATGAGGGCTTTTGCACGTATGCCTAACACTGAACCTGGGCTCACTAATGTCTGCATCCTTCTTGCAGGTACTGCGAGGGAGCTTTCTCTACGGACTGAAAGCACCAGCATGAGATGCCCCTCTTTATACAATTCTCAGTCTTCAGCTGGATCGATGGCTTTGTTGTAGCGAACTTGGATCACTATTTGCAAGGGGAATAAGGGATTCATATTCACATCAGTTGTACAGCTGCTCTGTTATCATGTGCTATGTGCCCAAAAAAATATAGCCTAGTCTGGGAATAATGCAGAGCAGGGTAGAGTTTGTTCTCTTACGGCCTCATGTCCTTCCGCAACGCATAGCATTGTGCCTGTTTTAGTTTTCTTGTAAACGCTGGCGGTGGACCTGGTGACTGAAAGAGCTCAGCTTAGGATTTGATCCGGTGATTCTGTATTTTGGTACTGTTGCCATGGTTTGACTTTTGATGTCAATCTCCGGAGATATAAGTGAGAATGCTGAGAACGACATGTTGAAAGAGGCTACTTCATAGTCATTGAGTTGTCACAGCGGTTAAAATCACATGGATGGAAGTTCATAAATGAGTAAAATGGTTTAAATGCACGTTGCACTCAAATGGTCATACGCAAAGTATCTCATTAAAATAAGCACAAGCAAAACGAGCTTGGTTAGCTGGTGAGCTATGTTTATGTGGCAGTTCCATGTCTTTTATCAAACACTGCCTGCTGATATTCTGAATTGAAGCTTGATTGACACAGGCTAGGATTCGGGTTAGGGTGAAGCAAAATTCAGGAAACATGGGCACTTGAAATTGAAATACTAATCTCACTCATCAGGAAAATGCTAGGTGTAATAAGAATCGGTTGAACAAAAAATATATTCCGAAGAAACAACTCAAAAACAAAATAACGTAGCGCATCCGGGGAATCGAACCCCGGTCAGTACACAGGGAGGGTACTATGACACGACACCcgactttttttattttagcccttttcgcgaaaaaatttcacaaataggTTCCTGACGGAACCAATtcaaaaaatggacccttagctgcTGGTGCCAAGCTAAACGTCTTGGCGCCAacctccatggcgccaaggtccccacCATGGCATGCCCACGTGGCGTGTCATGGATTACGTGGCGAGAGCGGGTGCGGTGGTTGGCGcgaaggcttggcgccagcctccctGGTGCCAAGCCTTCTACCTCAACACCGCCCATCCCTTCCTTTTGCGcgtccctttctttctttcttccttcgtTCAAActcgtgccgccgctgccgttggatcccgccgcagccgccgccgcactcggagcccgccgccgccgctgccggcgccgtcggTGTGCGTCACCACCTGCCCCCTCCCGGCGcctgcgcccgcgcccgcgcccgcgcccgcccccgcccccgccccacGGGtgtgtccccccccccccccggccgggcccccgcgcccgccccgcccaggcgcccgcggccgcccccgccAGTGGCCCTCCGCCCGACGTCCGCACCCTCCCCGGCCGGAGCCCGACCCCCGCCCAGCGCCCGCCCCCAGCTCTTGCCGCCGGTGTGCACCACTCAGGTATAACTCTAAGAAGAGTTATAGTTAACTAGAATTTAGATAGTtaggtagaatttagataggtaggtagaattggtagataaaatagttagatagataaattagaatagttaggtagaattgttagatatgaaaacTAATTTAATTTGGTAGGTTTTTTGTATGAATTGCAATGATAGAAGGAATAGAGAATACTCATGACACTATTTAACTAGATGGATGTGCAATTTTGTTTACGTAGTTAGATGTATAGTTAGTTacatagtaaactagttattacGATATTTAGTTAATAGTTGTATAGTTAAGTACATAGgtacatattaggtgacatagttagttagttgtatttagtaGTTAGTAGTCAATTGATAGTATCTCATTTCATACTAGAGACCTTGTACTTAGAATGCTTtatttattatggactaaatgaattgtgcgtcgTTATATTAATGTACTAGATGGACAACGTCATGAGCATATATCATGGAGGCACCATGGAAAGGGATGactatggatgtgttaagtttgttgccaTGCAGTGCGAGGTTGTGATATTCGATGAGAAACCCTCGTTTAGTGAGTTGcttgcaagggctcgggaggagctacATTGTCATGGAGATAATGACATCACAGTCGAGGGCATACTTCATctaggttcccctctcaacattcaaaggaagatggtcccaattcggtgtgcaggtcagtgggaaaaatatgtgagAACGGTTATGAACGGTCATTCtccaagtgttgaagtggttgttcgtTGGGTGGTAGTTGATCCAAATCCTTGTCGGTTTTCCTgaccaatgggtcaacgggGACACCTCGATCCTCCCGTCCTAGAACCTGTTATGGACGTGGAGGTTGCACCTACGATTCCTGATGCTGAATCTACCCCCAATGAAGTGGTTGGAGATATTTGTcgggttgttgatgatgtggcagacTCTCCTAATGAGTTCTTTTTCACACAAAATGATCCGAGTAAGTTTCTTATCAGTTTCTATTGTTGAGAGCTAATCCCCTTCGTTCCATCAATTTGgtctttactcatatttgtactAATGTCGCAGGAGACAttccagaaaatgtggatgtgctTGTAGTTGCTGCGCAAGTGCAACGTGGAGATGATTTGCGTGGCTCCAGTAGTGTTGAAATTatgaatgatgaagatgcatatgagatgggagtggatcttgattctgatgatgatctcCTTGCtggagagatgacagagagtgatattgagatgttcaggcaTATCTTCCTCGGACCTAGTGATCCGATAGTTCACGAATTTAGCGATCTTACTCTTTCCGATCAGGCGTTTGCAGAAGGatgtgatgatgagctcctagaagctcctaAGGCTGgtcctagtatggttattgaTGAGGGAAGGGTATTCAAGGATCTTCCCGcattgaagaggtggttgcaGGCGTTTGCGGTGATACGGAAGAGAGTGAGGTGCGACTAGTAGCTCTTTTCGTTACTTCATATGTGTCTTATTCATTCAAATAGTTATGTGTCTTAATTTATGATTGTAATAGTACCTTTTGCTTGTACATCTCTAACTTTATGTTTCATTGTTTACTAATTTTATTTGTTATTGACTTTTTTAGGATGGCGCACTTCCACCTACTAGACCAGGCGTACGACTAGACCCACCGAGGTCGTCTCATAGCAGGAGGGGAGGTAATAATCTACAGTTGATGATCTAATTTTTGCAAGCGTCGATGTCTTGTTTCTCAAGAAACGTCTGACTCTGTTTGTTTGCATGCAGTTCCTTCTGCTCCTTCGTTCTAGAGCCCACGATGGGTTTTTGGCGCTGC
The genomic region above belongs to Setaria italica strain Yugu1 chromosome VI, Setaria_italica_v2.0, whole genome shotgun sequence and contains:
- the LOC101785422 gene encoding vacuolar fusion protein CCZ1 homolog isoform X2, with the protein product MGLSTAAAGDGAQLCVFDLRRGQQEGQELDKILFFHPADCPILLQLSVIGLCEGIVTFTRIFSPVEDCEVIESEKHSHIFYQAEPDIWMVLVVEKTKDNELTWRCGALQGILKEAHSLFAMFHGPIRTLLDRQPSAELARGHLRTFLTDYLSDFHAGKKLQFPTYRDCLKERGTVQMLTVSREVALEVQSLTTVLGSCLGNTTCQSLVLFEDLLVSTTLPPDDTLNLYTYAVLRLTPRALSSNASSWSYLRKGTSVNAGPTSSSSNGTTAGERPLLREKLSKGKDGFVAADFATTEVRGAVPLTPILWFQQAEERMYLCIYQHKSLTILLLIPASSLINGEEGIAHVKKQMLENASQKIVTVEQKLTRGWGGENAYHVAGYRYLLVDPDRRISRASPPGKVTTLAKDSLLALNRLRQEVDLEKSRYKRSDPCHDNDFEVCIRTKSNAWVIAKITRGRELYMALEKGGETLLYASTAVEKFSNRYCEGAFSTD
- the LOC101785422 gene encoding vacuolar fusion protein CCZ1 homolog isoform X1, producing the protein MGLSTAAAGDGAQLCVFDLRRGQQEGQELDKILFFHPADCPILLQLSVIGLCEGIVTFTRIFSPVEDCEVIESEKHSHIFYQAEPDIWMVLVVEKTKDNELTWRCGALQGILKEAHSLFAMFHGPIRTLLDRQPSAELARGHLRTFLTDYLSDFHAGKKLQFPTYRDCLKERGTVQMLTVSREVALEVQSLTTVLGSCLGNTTCQSLVLFEDLLVSTTLPPDDTLNLYTYAVLRLTPRALSSNASSWSYLRKGTSVNAGPTSSSSNGTTAGERYHSRSRDTSPDGQNQMHHNFRPLLREKLSKGKDGFVAADFATTEVRGAVPLTPILWFQQAEERMYLCIYQHKSLTILLLIPASSLINGEEGIAHVKKQMLENASQKIVTVEQKLTRGWGGENAYHVAGYRYLLVDPDRRISRASPPGKVTTLAKDSLLALNRLRQEVDLEKSRYKRSDPCHDNDFEVCIRTKSNAWVIAKITRGRELYMALEKGGETLLYASTAVEKFSNRYCEGAFSTD